One Thalassotalea atypica DNA window includes the following coding sequences:
- a CDS encoding GspE/PulE family protein: MVAPKLKMRLGDLLVHEHIITNEQLMQALNSQKTTGRKLGDALIELGYISERQLLGFLAQQLDVPFLDISQRRIPGEIAALLPEVHARRLRALVIEDRGESVLIGMSDPADLGGLDQLEQMLSPKRLELAVVMESQLFEAFDSLYRRTAEIESFASQLEQEYDQTSDFDLTASFDDGGDATVGKLLQSVFEDAVQMRASDIHIEPDEKQLRIRQRIDGVLQENILNENKIASALVLRLKLMAGLDISEKRLPQDGRFNLQVKGHSIDVRMSTMPVQFGESVVMRLLDQSAGLLSFDETGMPAELVKRLRHQISRPHGMVLVTGPTGSGKTTTLYAALSELNQSSNKIITAEDPVEYRLPRINQVQVNSKIDLTFSNVLRTALRQDPDIIMVGEMRDHETVEIGLRGALTGHLVLSTLHTNDAITSALRLIDMGAAGFLVGSSLRAVIAQRLVRRICENCVVEHQPTSQEKLWLTNLTGQQVEDIHFKQGKGCQSCSYTGYKGRIGVFELLEMNEPMMAALKREDTEAFTELSKQNPTFKPLSHAAFDYAVQGVTTVDEVLRLVETVEVAG; the protein is encoded by the coding sequence ATGGTAGCACCAAAACTAAAAATGCGCCTGGGCGACTTACTTGTCCACGAACACATTATTACCAATGAGCAGTTGATGCAGGCGCTGAACAGTCAGAAAACAACAGGGCGCAAACTTGGCGATGCATTAATTGAACTAGGGTACATTTCTGAACGTCAACTACTGGGCTTTTTAGCACAACAACTGGATGTGCCATTTCTTGATATTAGTCAAAGGCGTATACCTGGTGAGATCGCCGCGCTTTTACCTGAAGTTCATGCGCGACGATTACGTGCGTTAGTGATAGAAGATCGAGGTGAAAGCGTATTAATTGGAATGAGTGACCCTGCCGATTTAGGTGGTTTAGATCAGTTAGAGCAAATGTTGTCGCCTAAACGTCTCGAACTTGCTGTGGTGATGGAGTCTCAATTATTTGAAGCGTTTGACTCTCTTTATCGACGCACGGCAGAAATCGAATCGTTTGCCAGTCAGTTAGAGCAAGAGTACGACCAAACCAGCGACTTTGATTTAACCGCTTCATTTGATGATGGTGGTGACGCCACAGTGGGCAAATTATTGCAGTCGGTGTTTGAAGATGCTGTGCAAATGCGCGCATCAGATATTCATATCGAGCCAGATGAAAAGCAATTACGCATTCGCCAACGTATTGATGGTGTTTTGCAGGAAAATATTCTAAACGAAAATAAAATTGCCTCGGCGTTGGTCTTGCGGTTAAAGCTGATGGCTGGTCTCGATATTTCCGAAAAACGACTGCCTCAAGACGGCCGCTTCAACTTACAGGTTAAAGGGCATAGCATTGATGTACGTATGTCTACCATGCCAGTACAGTTTGGTGAGTCAGTGGTGATGCGTTTACTAGATCAATCGGCAGGGTTATTATCATTTGATGAGACGGGTATGCCGGCGGAATTAGTGAAGCGATTGCGTCATCAAATATCAAGACCTCATGGTATGGTGTTAGTGACGGGTCCAACAGGTAGCGGTAAAACCACTACCCTATATGCGGCGTTGAGTGAGCTGAATCAATCATCCAATAAAATTATTACCGCGGAAGACCCAGTAGAATATCGATTGCCTCGCATTAATCAGGTACAGGTTAATAGCAAAATTGATCTGACCTTTTCAAATGTATTACGCACCGCACTACGTCAAGATCCGGATATTATTATGGTCGGTGAGATGCGTGATCATGAAACCGTGGAAATTGGACTTCGTGGAGCATTAACCGGTCACTTAGTCTTGTCGACACTCCATACCAATGATGCAATAACCAGTGCTTTGCGATTGATTGATATGGGCGCTGCTGGCTTTCTAGTTGGAAGCTCATTGCGTGCGGTTATAGCACAGCGGTTAGTACGACGTATTTGTGAAAACTGTGTTGTAGAACATCAACCCACCAGCCAAGAAAAACTATGGTTAACAAACCTGACAGGTCAACAGGTTGAAGATATCCACTTTAAACAAGGCAAAGGATGTCAATCGTGCTCATATACCGGATATAAAGGACGTATTGGTGTGTTTGAGTTATTAGAAATGAATGAGCCGATGATGGCGGCCTTAAAACGCGAAGATACTGAAGCATTTACTGAGTTATCTAAACAGAACCCTACATTCAAACCCTTATCACATGCGGCATTTGATTATGCAGTTCAAGGTGTTACCACTGTTGACGAAGTGTTAAGATTAGTTGAAACGGTTGAAGTGGCGGGATAA